The following proteins are co-located in the Bosea sp. AS-1 genome:
- a CDS encoding DUF2778 domain-containing protein, giving the protein MSYGRHARRGGASHLRLRRRRRPFGRTLFWTAALCLGAMTGFKVLDHVAPHDPDIQVAGNAVKPAARPVAPPASERPAAGVTPQAYSGLLAPGFSGATPSSLAQNRPVGSAMRLASVPEALDLPDSEPVLPLPSQAPVSLAEKAGPQPASRPSDLIASLPPEPPSQEVAAAAPSIVPMPVPRPAELAMPPAEAQSQRLAQQPAAPSRRSRVASATPAPTPEDNRNFFQKLFGVQKQEPAGTALAYAAPQDDIVDRGRITRMSPSVGTPPRTAEAGTAIYDIGAKMVYLPNGERLEAHSGLGEMMDDVRYAHVRMKGVTPPHTYTLTERESLFHGVRAIRLNPVGGSGAIHGRAGLLAHTYLLGPRGDSNGCISFKDYDRFLQAFLRGEVKRLVVVASL; this is encoded by the coding sequence ATGAGCTATGGCAGACATGCGCGGCGGGGCGGGGCGTCCCATCTGCGTCTTCGGCGTCGTCGCCGGCCTTTCGGCCGGACCCTGTTCTGGACGGCCGCGCTCTGCCTGGGCGCGATGACCGGCTTCAAGGTGCTCGACCATGTCGCGCCGCATGATCCCGATATCCAGGTCGCCGGCAACGCCGTAAAGCCTGCCGCCCGCCCCGTCGCGCCGCCCGCGTCCGAACGCCCGGCCGCCGGCGTGACCCCGCAGGCCTATAGCGGCCTGCTCGCTCCGGGCTTCTCCGGCGCCACCCCGTCCTCCCTGGCGCAGAACCGGCCGGTCGGCTCTGCGATGCGCCTGGCCTCGGTCCCCGAGGCGCTCGATCTTCCCGATTCCGAGCCTGTTCTGCCGTTGCCGTCGCAGGCGCCGGTGAGCCTGGCCGAGAAGGCCGGGCCTCAGCCCGCCTCCCGGCCGTCCGACCTGATCGCCTCGCTGCCACCTGAGCCGCCGTCCCAGGAGGTCGCGGCCGCGGCCCCCAGCATCGTGCCCATGCCGGTGCCGCGCCCGGCCGAGCTGGCGATGCCGCCGGCCGAGGCCCAGTCCCAACGCCTCGCGCAGCAGCCGGCTGCTCCGTCCCGCCGCAGCCGGGTCGCGTCCGCGACGCCCGCGCCGACGCCGGAGGACAACCGCAATTTCTTCCAGAAGCTGTTCGGTGTGCAGAAGCAGGAGCCAGCCGGCACGGCGCTCGCCTATGCCGCGCCGCAGGATGACATCGTCGATCGCGGCCGCATCACCCGCATGAGCCCGTCCGTCGGCACGCCGCCGCGTACGGCCGAGGCCGGAACGGCGATCTACGATATCGGCGCCAAGATGGTCTATCTGCCGAATGGCGAGCGTCTGGAGGCCCATTCCGGCCTCGGTGAGATGATGGACGATGTGCGTTATGCCCATGTCCGCATGAAGGGCGTCACCCCGCCGCACACCTACACGCTGACCGAGCGCGAGTCGCTGTTCCATGGCGTGCGTGCGATCCGCCTGAACCCCGTCGGCGGTTCCGGCGCGATCCATGGCCGCGCGGGCCTGCTCGCCCACACTTATCTGCTCGGCCCGCGTGGCGACTCGAACGGTTGCATCTCGTTCAAGGATTACGACCGCTTCCTGCAGGCCTTCCTGCGTGGTGAAGTGAAGCGTCTCGTCGTCGTCGCGAGCCTCTGA
- a CDS encoding MFS transporter → MSTGPQPADTASPEAAPPVTPPAEAKTSSVAALGAIVSGALILQIAATIVNTVIPLKMALAQKAPLLIGLVGSAYSVGFLAGCFVIPAFIRRVGHIRAFAVFAAMQAAFTLSFALTPIDIWGLSRLGMGFAGAGHAICIESWISGQAKAGQRGRIFGMYQILNRLALIGSQIGTGYVSMQSNDIFLIASAFFSFALIPVGMTKAKGPESGEVISVRLNIIWQYAPAAVIGCLYVGLMGGALSNVAPAYGILIGLDQKWAILLTAGIQIGALVLQWPLGLLADRVESRIIMLSATASVVLCTLALGAVLWFALPHSRLWLFGLFALIGAGSMPIYTVAVAHAYFRLGRERALGLSAQLLFLWATGSAIGPLVSTAFMQVMGPQGMLVYLGLLSAGAGVYLAFRLRRNPPSANPFGERKPTAPTIPDVAPSGRRGLAEGK, encoded by the coding sequence ATGTCGACAGGACCGCAGCCCGCAGACACGGCCTCCCCCGAGGCCGCGCCCCCTGTGACACCACCGGCGGAGGCGAAAACCAGCTCGGTCGCTGCGCTCGGCGCGATCGTCAGCGGTGCGCTCATCCTGCAGATCGCCGCGACGATCGTGAACACGGTCATCCCGCTCAAGATGGCGCTGGCGCAGAAGGCGCCGCTACTGATCGGCCTCGTCGGCTCGGCCTATTCGGTCGGCTTCCTCGCCGGCTGCTTCGTCATTCCAGCCTTCATCCGGCGCGTCGGCCATATCCGGGCCTTCGCGGTCTTCGCCGCGATGCAGGCGGCGTTCACGCTCAGCTTCGCCCTGACCCCGATCGACATCTGGGGCCTGTCGCGGCTGGGCATGGGCTTCGCCGGCGCGGGCCACGCCATCTGCATCGAGAGCTGGATCAGCGGACAAGCCAAGGCCGGGCAGCGCGGCCGTATCTTCGGCATGTACCAAATCCTCAACCGGCTCGCCCTGATCGGCTCGCAGATCGGCACCGGCTATGTCTCGATGCAGTCGAACGACATCTTCCTGATCGCCAGCGCCTTCTTCTCGTTCGCGCTGATCCCGGTCGGCATGACGAAGGCCAAGGGGCCTGAATCGGGCGAGGTCATCTCGGTCCGACTCAACATCATCTGGCAGTATGCGCCGGCTGCGGTGATCGGCTGCCTCTATGTCGGGTTGATGGGCGGAGCGCTCTCGAACGTCGCGCCAGCCTACGGCATCCTGATCGGGTTGGACCAGAAATGGGCGATCCTGCTCACCGCCGGCATCCAGATCGGCGCGCTGGTGCTGCAATGGCCGCTCGGTCTGCTGGCCGACCGGGTCGAGAGCCGCATCATCATGCTGAGCGCCACCGCCTCGGTCGTGCTGTGCACGCTGGCGCTCGGCGCCGTGCTCTGGTTCGCCCTGCCCCACAGCCGGCTCTGGCTGTTCGGGCTCTTCGCGCTGATCGGCGCCGGCAGCATGCCGATCTACACCGTCGCCGTGGCGCATGCCTATTTCCGGCTCGGCCGCGAGCGGGCGCTCGGTCTCTCGGCGCAACTCCTCTTCCTTTGGGCAACAGGCTCGGCCATCGGCCCGCTAGTCTCGACGGCCTTCATGCAGGTCATGGGACCGCAGGGCATGCTGGTCTATCTCGGCCTGCTTTCGGCGGGGGCCGGCGTCTATCTCGCCTTCCGCCTGCGGCGCAATCCGCCCTCGGCCAATCCGTTCGGCGAGCGCAAGCCGACAGCGCCGACCATCCCCGACGTCGCGCCCTCGGGACGCAGGGGCCTGGCGGAAGGAAAGTAG
- a CDS encoding bifunctional salicylyl-CoA 5-hydroxylase/oxidoreductase: MRIAVVGGGPAGLYFALLMKRDWPELTVDVFERNQPDDTFGFGVVFSDQTLDTFKAADRESYAAIRDNFAYWDDIEIHFKGDTFRVPGNGFCGCSRRSLLMLVQARARELGVNLHFGEEIADVVTLKRDYDLVVGADGINSRIRENWRERFQPQTDLRPNHFTWMGSTRPFDAFTFFFKETEHGLFIAHCYQYEAGRSTWVLETDPETFAKAGLGAMDEAQSAAFLEGVFADELQGHKLITNRSLWRNFPMIRCRNWVVENVVLIGDAKATAHFSIGSGTKLAMEDAIALHKAMGQARLDVTAGLKLFETQRREEVEKTQHAADVSLVWFEELKRFWDFEPLRFAFGLMTRSKAITYDNLALRAPEMVEAVDKLVADGLGPLARRRKDGSPVPPAFQPFKLREMRVENRMTLSPMCQYSAEDGLPGDWHLMHYGSRAIGGPGLVFTEMTCVAPDARITPGCTGLWNDEQEAAWKRIVDFVHANSAAKICLQLGHAGRKGATRLMWEGMDRPLPEGAWPIVSASPLPYYPESQVPREMTRIDMDRVVAEFVSAAERGERAGFDMLELHCAHGYLLASFLSPLTNRRTDEYGGSVENRLRFPLEVFRALREAWPREKPMSVRISATDWAEGGLSAVDSVAIAEAFAAEGCDLVDVSTGQTAKESRPVYGRMFQTPFSDRIRNEAEVATMCVGNITSADQVNTIIAAGRADLVALGRPHLADPSFVLRAAAWYGVDVDQPVQYQPGKDQLMRNTPRERQDLEELKLKAKPSRHAVAK; this comes from the coding sequence ATGCGTATCGCGGTTGTGGGTGGAGGGCCGGCGGGGCTCTATTTCGCGCTGCTGATGAAGCGGGACTGGCCAGAGCTCACGGTCGATGTCTTCGAGCGCAACCAGCCGGACGACACGTTCGGTTTCGGCGTCGTCTTCTCCGATCAGACGCTCGACACCTTCAAGGCGGCGGATCGCGAGAGCTATGCCGCGATCCGCGACAACTTCGCCTATTGGGACGATATCGAGATCCACTTCAAGGGCGACACCTTCCGTGTGCCCGGCAACGGCTTCTGCGGCTGCTCGCGCCGCTCGCTGCTGATGCTGGTGCAGGCAAGGGCGCGCGAGCTTGGCGTCAACCTGCATTTCGGCGAGGAGATCGCCGATGTCGTGACGCTGAAACGCGATTACGACCTCGTCGTCGGCGCCGACGGCATCAACAGCCGCATCCGCGAGAACTGGCGCGAGCGCTTCCAGCCGCAGACCGATCTGCGCCCGAACCATTTCACCTGGATGGGCTCGACCCGCCCCTTCGACGCCTTCACCTTTTTCTTCAAGGAGACGGAGCACGGGCTCTTCATCGCTCATTGCTATCAGTACGAGGCCGGCCGCTCGACCTGGGTACTGGAAACCGACCCCGAAACCTTCGCGAAGGCCGGCTTGGGCGCGATGGACGAGGCGCAATCGGCCGCCTTCCTCGAAGGCGTGTTTGCCGATGAGTTGCAGGGCCACAAGCTCATCACCAACCGCTCGCTCTGGCGCAATTTCCCGATGATCCGCTGCCGCAACTGGGTGGTCGAGAACGTCGTTCTGATCGGCGATGCCAAGGCGACGGCGCATTTCTCGATCGGCTCCGGCACCAAGCTCGCGATGGAGGATGCCATCGCGCTGCACAAGGCGATGGGGCAGGCGAGGCTAGATGTGACGGCCGGCCTGAAGCTGTTCGAGACGCAGCGCCGCGAGGAGGTCGAGAAAACCCAGCATGCGGCCGACGTTTCGCTGGTCTGGTTCGAGGAACTGAAGCGCTTCTGGGATTTCGAGCCCCTGCGCTTCGCCTTCGGCCTGATGACCCGCTCGAAGGCGATCACCTACGACAATCTCGCTCTGCGCGCGCCGGAGATGGTCGAAGCCGTCGACAAGCTCGTCGCGGATGGGCTCGGCCCCCTGGCAAGGCGGCGCAAGGATGGGTCTCCGGTGCCACCGGCCTTCCAGCCCTTCAAGCTGCGCGAGATGCGGGTCGAGAACCGCATGACGCTCTCGCCGATGTGCCAATATTCGGCTGAGGACGGCCTGCCGGGCGACTGGCACTTGATGCATTACGGCTCGCGCGCCATCGGCGGGCCGGGGCTGGTCTTCACCGAGATGACCTGCGTCGCGCCTGACGCCCGCATCACGCCTGGCTGCACGGGCTTGTGGAACGACGAGCAGGAAGCCGCCTGGAAGCGGATCGTCGACTTCGTGCATGCGAACTCGGCCGCAAAGATCTGCCTTCAGCTCGGCCATGCCGGCCGCAAGGGCGCGACCAGGCTGATGTGGGAGGGCATGGACCGGCCACTGCCGGAGGGCGCCTGGCCGATCGTCTCGGCTTCGCCCTTGCCCTACTACCCGGAAAGCCAAGTGCCGCGCGAAATGACGCGCATCGACATGGACCGGGTAGTGGCCGAATTCGTCTCCGCCGCCGAGCGCGGGGAGCGGGCTGGCTTCGACATGCTGGAGCTGCACTGCGCCCATGGCTATCTGCTGGCGAGCTTCCTCTCGCCGCTGACCAACAGGCGTACCGACGAATATGGCGGCTCGGTCGAGAACCGTCTGCGCTTCCCGCTGGAAGTCTTCCGGGCGCTGCGCGAGGCCTGGCCGCGCGAGAAGCCGATGTCGGTCCGCATCTCCGCGACGGACTGGGCTGAGGGCGGCCTGTCCGCGGTGGATTCCGTTGCCATCGCCGAGGCTTTCGCAGCGGAAGGCTGCGACCTCGTCGATGTCTCGACCGGCCAGACAGCGAAGGAATCGCGCCCCGTCTATGGCCGTATGTTCCAGACGCCGTTCTCGGACCGCATCCGCAACGAGGCCGAGGTCGCGACCATGTGCGTCGGCAACATCACCTCCGCCGATCAGGTCAACACCATCATCGCCGCCGGCCGCGCCGATCTCGTCGCGCTCGGACGGCCACATCTGGCCGACCCGTCCTTCGTGCTGCGCGCCGCGGCCTGGTACGGCGTCGATGTCGATCAGCCGGTGCAGTACCAGCCCGGCAAGGATCAGCTCATGCGCAACACCCCGCGCGAGCGCCAGGACCTGGAAGAGCTGAAGCTCAAGGCCAAGCCCAGCCGCCACGCCGTGGCGAAGTAA
- a CDS encoding SDR family NAD(P)-dependent oxidoreductase — protein MTLQGQRALVTGGGRGIGRAIAAALTRAGGRVSILGRDEATLRDTVAAGIAADFAPCDVRDEISISAALDRLSSGHAFDIAIANAGAVETGPFMRSDSEHFRRMVEINLIGTVNLFHAALPAMLERRRGRLIAIASTAGHRGYPYVSAYTAAKHAVIGLVKSLALETARSGVTVNAICPAYADTDMATASVDNVAAKTGKSREEALAAMLKDNPQGRLIAPEEVAAAVLYLCGPGSDAVTGQSLMINGGEF, from the coding sequence ATGACTCTGCAGGGACAGCGTGCGCTGGTGACGGGAGGAGGACGCGGCATCGGCCGGGCCATCGCCGCCGCGCTGACGCGAGCCGGGGGCCGGGTCAGCATCCTCGGGCGGGACGAGGCGACCTTGCGGGATACGGTCGCTGCCGGCATCGCCGCCGACTTCGCCCCCTGCGACGTGCGTGACGAAATCTCGATTTCGGCTGCGCTCGACCGCCTCTCCAGCGGGCACGCCTTCGACATCGCGATCGCCAATGCCGGCGCCGTCGAGACCGGCCCGTTCATGCGCAGCGACAGCGAGCACTTCCGCCGCATGGTCGAGATCAACCTGATCGGCACGGTCAATCTGTTCCATGCCGCGTTGCCGGCCATGCTGGAGCGCCGCCGCGGCCGCCTGATCGCCATCGCCTCGACCGCCGGCCATCGTGGCTACCCCTATGTCAGCGCCTATACGGCGGCGAAGCACGCCGTCATCGGGCTGGTGAAGTCGCTGGCGCTGGAGACGGCGCGCTCCGGCGTCACCGTCAACGCCATTTGCCCTGCTTACGCCGATACCGACATGGCGACCGCCAGCGTCGACAATGTCGCGGCCAAGACCGGCAAGAGCCGCGAAGAGGCGCTGGCGGCCATGCTCAAGGACAATCCGCAGGGCCGCCTGATCGCGCCGGAAGAGGTCGCCGCCGCGGTGCTTTATCTGTGCGGGCCGGGCAGCGACGCCGTTACCGGCCAGTCTCTCATGATCAATGGCGGGGAGTTCTGA
- a CDS encoding MarR family transcriptional regulator: MPSSALMLDRETKASERPGDHKEELRLWLRLLTCSTLIETEIRNRLREEFKTTLPRFDLMAQLDKTAVGMTVGEVSQRLMVSNGNVTAVVAGLVTDGLVDKRPAPQDRRVQILTLTAQGRKAFRAMAERHESWIAELFAGLDQPALAQLFRLLGETKTSLHRAIAGRVQGVADEAAKGDA; this comes from the coding sequence ATGCCCTCCTCTGCCCTGATGCTCGACCGCGAAACCAAGGCGAGCGAGCGCCCCGGCGACCATAAGGAAGAACTGCGCCTCTGGCTCAGGCTGCTGACCTGCTCGACCCTGATCGAGACCGAAATCCGCAACCGGCTGCGCGAGGAATTCAAGACCACGCTGCCGCGTTTCGACCTGATGGCACAGCTCGACAAGACGGCCGTCGGAATGACCGTCGGCGAGGTCTCGCAGCGTCTGATGGTCTCGAACGGCAACGTCACCGCCGTCGTCGCCGGACTTGTGACGGACGGGCTCGTCGACAAGCGCCCGGCGCCACAGGACCGCCGCGTGCAGATCCTCACCCTGACGGCGCAGGGCCGCAAGGCCTTCCGCGCCATGGCCGAGCGCCATGAGAGCTGGATCGCCGAACTCTTCGCCGGGCTCGACCAGCCCGCGCTCGCACAGCTGTTCCGGCTGCTGGGAGAGACCAAGACATCGCTGCACCGCGCCATCGCCGGGCGCGTGCAGGGCGTGGCCGACGAGGCTGCGAAGGGAGACGCCTGA
- a CDS encoding acyl-CoA dehydrogenase family protein, with amino-acid sequence MDGAPHLGLDTLGDTLDWPFFEERHRTFAAELAGWADSYLADLPHKDVDEACRARVAALGAAGFLKAAVPAAYGGLSDRLDVRTLCLAREILAAHDGLADFAFAMQGLGTGSISLAGSEAMKQRILPDVAAGKRIAAFALSEKEAGSDVAAMATTATPDGNPHVRIDGEKSWISNGGIADHYVVFARTGEAPGARGLSAFLVEADTPGLTIAERIEVIAPHPLATLRFEGCRVPLENRIGGPGDGFKVAMATLDIFRSTVGAAALGFARRALHETLAHANGRKLFGGTLGDLQLSQAAIAESAAEVDAAALLVYRAAWTKDRGAARITREAALAKLVATENAQKVIDRAVQIHGGLGVTKGVKVEELYREIRALRIYEGASEVQKVVIARDLLKTHAGRADR; translated from the coding sequence ATGGACGGCGCCCCTCATCTCGGCCTCGACACCCTCGGCGACACGCTGGACTGGCCGTTTTTCGAGGAGCGCCACCGCACCTTTGCCGCGGAATTGGCCGGCTGGGCCGATTCCTATCTTGCCGACCTCCCCCACAAGGATGTCGATGAGGCGTGCCGGGCGCGCGTTGCCGCCTTGGGTGCAGCCGGCTTCCTGAAGGCTGCCGTGCCGGCGGCCTATGGCGGGCTTTCCGACAGGCTCGACGTGCGCACGCTCTGCCTGGCCCGCGAGATTCTGGCGGCGCATGACGGGCTCGCCGATTTCGCCTTCGCCATGCAGGGCTTGGGTACCGGCTCGATCAGCCTCGCCGGATCCGAGGCGATGAAGCAGCGCATCCTGCCAGATGTCGCGGCCGGCAAGCGCATCGCCGCCTTCGCCCTCTCCGAGAAGGAAGCGGGCTCCGACGTCGCCGCCATGGCGACGACCGCGACACCGGACGGCAACCCCCATGTCCGCATCGACGGCGAGAAGAGCTGGATCTCGAATGGCGGCATCGCCGACCATTACGTCGTCTTCGCCCGCACGGGCGAGGCGCCCGGCGCCCGAGGGCTGTCCGCCTTCCTGGTCGAGGCTGATACGCCGGGCCTGACCATCGCGGAACGCATCGAGGTGATCGCGCCGCATCCTCTCGCCACGCTGCGCTTCGAAGGCTGCCGCGTGCCGCTCGAGAACCGCATCGGGGGGCCGGGCGACGGCTTCAAGGTCGCGATGGCGACGCTCGACATCTTCCGCTCGACGGTCGGCGCTGCCGCGCTCGGCTTCGCAAGGCGAGCGCTGCACGAGACGCTGGCGCACGCCAATGGCCGCAAGCTCTTCGGCGGCACGCTCGGCGATCTCCAATTGTCGCAGGCGGCGATCGCCGAAAGCGCGGCCGAGGTCGATGCCGCCGCGCTGCTGGTCTATCGCGCCGCCTGGACCAAGGACCGTGGCGCCGCCCGCATTACCCGCGAAGCCGCGCTGGCTAAGCTCGTCGCGACCGAGAACGCCCAGAAGGTGATCGACCGTGCCGTGCAGATCCATGGCGGCCTCGGCGTCACCAAGGGTGTCAAGGTCGAGGAATTGTACCGGGAGATCCGGGCGCTGCGCATCTATGAGGGCGCCTCGGAGGTCCAGAAGGTCGTGATCGCGCGCGACCTGCTCAAGACACATGCCGGAAGAGCAGATCGTTAG
- a CDS encoding benzoate-CoA ligase family protein, with protein sequence MTATGFARSGHQDSFARDNLPPRESWPDLRLEEAGLDYPERLNCVAGLLDRHIVEGRGRQTAVIANDLHWSYADLAETVNRIANVLTRDLGMVTGNRVLLRAGNTPMMVAAYLAVIKAGGVAVATMPMLRAGELAYPLRKARIALALCDHRLTAELETAKAQVSELARIVTFGSAGSELEALMAQPDYEHFEAADTARDDVCLIAFTSGTTGEPKGTMHFHQDMLAICDCYGARVLKASPEDRFTGSPPLAFTFGLGGLVLFPMRIGAAMVLPEKAGPADLIDAVERHKVSVVFTAPTAYRAMLDKLDGRDITSLRICVSAGEALPKATFDAWQARTGLALLDGIGATEMLHIFIGAPREAIRPGSTGIPVPGYEAKIVDAEGRDAPDGTPGRLAVRGPTGCRYLADPRQAVYVLNGWNITGDTYLRDADGYFWYQARSDDMIVSAGYNIAGPEVEACLLMHAAVAECGVVGAPCPERGQIVKAYVVLREGISGDAALAKALQEHVKASIAPYKYPRAIEFVAALPKTATGKLQRFALRRMAQDEA encoded by the coding sequence ATGACAGCAACCGGATTCGCGAGATCGGGGCATCAAGACAGCTTCGCGCGGGACAACCTGCCACCGCGCGAAAGCTGGCCCGATCTGAGACTGGAAGAGGCAGGGCTGGACTATCCAGAGCGGTTGAACTGCGTTGCGGGGCTGCTCGACCGGCACATCGTCGAGGGGCGCGGCAGGCAGACCGCCGTCATCGCCAATGATCTGCACTGGAGCTATGCGGACCTGGCCGAGACGGTGAACCGCATCGCCAATGTGCTGACCCGCGACCTCGGCATGGTCACTGGCAATCGCGTGCTGCTGCGCGCCGGCAATACGCCAATGATGGTCGCCGCCTATCTCGCGGTCATCAAAGCCGGCGGCGTCGCCGTCGCGACCATGCCGATGCTGCGGGCGGGCGAACTCGCCTATCCGCTCCGCAAGGCCAGGATCGCGCTCGCGCTCTGCGACCATCGCCTCACCGCCGAGCTGGAGACCGCCAAGGCGCAAGTATCGGAGCTTGCCCGCATCGTCACCTTCGGCTCGGCGGGGAGCGAGCTGGAAGCGCTGATGGCGCAGCCAGACTACGAGCATTTCGAGGCCGCCGACACCGCCCGCGACGATGTCTGCCTGATCGCCTTCACCTCCGGCACGACCGGCGAGCCCAAGGGCACGATGCATTTCCACCAGGACATGCTGGCGATCTGCGACTGCTATGGCGCGCGCGTGCTGAAGGCTTCGCCCGAGGACCGCTTCACCGGCTCGCCGCCGCTCGCCTTCACCTTCGGGCTCGGTGGGCTCGTGCTGTTCCCGATGCGGATCGGCGCGGCCATGGTGCTGCCCGAGAAGGCCGGCCCGGCCGACCTGATCGACGCGGTCGAGCGCCACAAGGTCAGCGTCGTCTTCACCGCGCCGACCGCCTATCGCGCCATGCTAGACAAGCTCGACGGGCGGGATATTACCTCGCTCAGGATCTGCGTCTCGGCCGGCGAGGCGCTGCCGAAGGCGACCTTCGATGCCTGGCAGGCCCGCACCGGCCTGGCGCTGCTCGACGGCATCGGCGCGACAGAGATGCTGCACATCTTCATCGGCGCACCGCGCGAGGCCATCCGGCCGGGCTCGACCGGGATTCCGGTGCCGGGCTACGAGGCGAAGATCGTCGATGCCGAAGGGCGCGACGCGCCGGACGGCACGCCCGGGCGCCTCGCCGTGCGTGGCCCGACCGGCTGCCGCTACCTCGCCGATCCGCGGCAGGCGGTCTATGTGCTGAACGGCTGGAACATCACCGGCGACACTTATCTGCGCGATGCGGACGGCTATTTCTGGTATCAGGCCCGCTCAGACGACATGATCGTCTCGGCCGGCTACAACATTGCCGGGCCCGAGGTCGAAGCCTGCCTGCTGATGCATGCGGCCGTGGCCGAATGCGGGGTGGTCGGCGCTCCCTGCCCCGAGCGCGGACAGATCGTGAAGGCCTATGTCGTGCTGCGCGAAGGCATTTCCGGCGATGCGGCGCTGGCCAAGGCGTTGCAGGAGCATGTGAAGGCAAGCATCGCGCCCTACAAATATCCGCGCGCCATCGAGTTCGTCGCCGCCCTGCCGAAAACGGCGACCGGCAAGCTGCAACGCTTCGCCCTGCGCCGGATGGCCCAGGACGAGGCCTGA
- a CDS encoding RidA family protein, protein MSELPQSRAILPEGWPQPRGYANGMVAEGRVLVTGGLVGWDQQGVFAQGFVGQLRQTFLNIRAVVEAGGGRVDDIVRLTWYVTDIATYRASLKEMGPIYREVFGRHFPAMAVVAVTALVEPEALLEIEATAVLGGMTPAS, encoded by the coding sequence ATGTCCGAACTTCCGCAATCTCGCGCCATCCTGCCCGAGGGCTGGCCGCAGCCGCGCGGCTATGCCAACGGCATGGTCGCGGAAGGCCGCGTGCTGGTGACGGGCGGGCTCGTCGGCTGGGATCAGCAGGGCGTCTTTGCGCAGGGCTTCGTCGGCCAGCTGCGCCAGACCTTTCTCAACATCAGGGCGGTGGTCGAGGCCGGCGGCGGGCGTGTGGACGATATCGTGCGGCTGACCTGGTACGTCACCGACATCGCGACCTATCGCGCCAGCCTCAAGGAAATGGGGCCGATCTATCGCGAGGTCTTCGGCCGGCACTTCCCGGCCATGGCGGTGGTCGCCGTGACGGCGCTGGTCGAACCGGAGGCTCTGCTGGAGATCGAGGCGACGGCGGTGTTGGGGGGGATGACCCCCGCGTCCTAG